Proteins encoded together in one Solanum lycopersicum chromosome 7, SLM_r2.1 window:
- the LOC104648387 gene encoding uncharacterized protein — protein sequence MVVALEPGRFYGSSLPRPRFYKPNEQRVDPPRSVLDPLMSLAEEAHWSMGGVSLTRHRLQGRIEGNIEKLRAEREKTPEKDSTVATCTESSPPMPLAPYVLKRKRRLVDESEDDLVRKLEFEERDVEEGVAGRTRSRRNEDVDAVNQVKSKNEKIMKKKSLKKVESVKRTSPRLLKRRSP from the coding sequence ATGGTGGTAGCCCTAGAACCTGGAAGATTCTACGGCAGCAGCCTCCCTAGACCTAGATTCTACAAGCCCAACGAACAACGAGTAGATCCACCACGTTCCGTCCTCGATCCATTAATGTCATTGGCGGAGGAAGCTCACTGGTCCATGGGTGGTGTTAGTTTGACGCGTCACCGTCTTCAGGGCCGAATTGAAGGAAACATCGAGAAGTTACGTGCAGAGCGTGAGAAAACACCGGAAAAGGATTCTACGGTGGCTACGTGTACGGAGAGTAGCCCACCTATGCCTCTTGCTCCGTATGTGTTGAAGAGGAAAAGGAGGTTGGTTGATGAATCTGAGGATGATTTGGTGAGAAAGCTTGAGTTCGAGGAGAGGGATGTGGAAGAAGGTGTTGCTGGGAGGACGAGAAGCCGGAGGAATGAAGATGTTGATGCGGTTAATCAGGTAAAATCTAAGAATGAAAAgattatgaagaagaagagtCTGAAGAAAGTTGAATCAGTGAAGAGAACTTCGCCTAGATTGTTGAAGCGCCGGTCGCCTTGA
- the LOC101245376 gene encoding mannan endo-1,4-beta-mannosidase 2 → MVKSSMNRMLAGNGLFYPIIGFASFIAFLYLSFGDLWVNYSKEINLSFVERNGTQFFVDGKVFYINGWNSYWLMDHAADYNTRPRIRTMLQAGAKMGLTVCRTWAFNDAGYNALQISPGKFDEKVFRALDHVIAEARRNGIRLILSLVNNLQAYGGKTQYVKWAWEEGVALSASNDSFFYDPSIRRYFKSYVKTVLTRRNIYTGIEYRDDPTIFAWELINEPRCMTDPSGDTLQDWIEEMSTFVKSIDRKHLLTVGLEGFYGPKSPKKTTANPEIWAADLGSDFVRNSILSTVDFASVHVYPDHWFHHKNFEEMLKFAAKWMLSHIEDGDKELKKPVLFTEFGLSNDNDDFEPAQRDRFLKMVLDVIYKSAKRNKSGAGSFFWQFLVEKMERFNDEYGVVPWESPSTYRLITEQSCRLAKVQGLHSTQIENVNNFCASRKN, encoded by the exons ATGGTTAAATCATCTATGAACAGAATGTTAGCAGGAAATGGTTTGTTTTATCCAATTATTGGGTTTGCATCATTTATTGCTTTTCTGTATTTGTCATTTGGGGATTTATGGGTTAATTACAGTAAAGAAATAAACCTCAGTTTTGTTGAGAGGAATGGAACTCAGTTTTTTGTTGATGGTAAAGTTTTTTACATCAATGGATGGAATTCTTACTGGTTAATGGACCATGCTGCTGATTATAATACTCGACCGCGAATTCGAACAATGCTTCAAGCTGGCGCTAAGATGGGACTTACTGTATGTAGAACTTGGGCTTTCAATGATGCTGGTTATAATGCTTTACAGATTTCACCtggaaaatttgatgaaaaagtaTTCAGG GCGTTAGATCATGTTATAGCAGAAGCCAGAAGAAATGGGATCAGGCTGATACTCAGTTTGGTTAATAATCTGCAAGCATATGGTGGGAAGACTCAGTATGTAAAGTGGGCGTGGGAAGAAGGTGTTGCTTTAAGCGCTTCCAACGATTCTTTCTTCTATGATCCATCCATCCGTCGTTATTTCAAAAGTTATGTCAAG ACAGTTCTAACCAGGAGGAACATATACACTGGTATAGAATACAGGGATGATCCAACCATCTTTGCATGGGAGCTAATTAATGAACCTCGTTGCATGACCGATCCTTCTGGTGATACACTCCAG GACTGGATAGAAGAGATGTCAACGTTCGTGAAGTCAATTGACAGGAAACATCTGCTAACAGTGGGTCTTGAAGGATTCTATGGTCCTAAAAGTCCCAAAAAAACAACTGCCAATCCAGAAATTTGGGCTGCTGATCTTGGATCAGATTTTGTCCGCAACTCTATACTTTCAACCGTTGATTTTGCCTCCGTGCATGTGTACCCAGATCATTG GTTTCACCacaaaaattttgaagaaatgtTGAAATTTGCGGCCAAATGGATGCTTTCCCACATTGAAGACGGTGACAAGGAACTTAAAAAGCCCGTATTATTCACTGAATTTGGTTTATCAAATGATAACGATGATTTTGAACCAGCTCAACGTGACAGATTCCTCAAAATGGTTCTTGATGTCATATACAAGTCTGCAAAAAGGAACAAGTCAGGTGCAGGATCATTCTTCTGGCAGTTCCTTGTTGAAAAAATGGAACGTTTCAATGACGAATATGGAGTTGTTCCATGGGAGAGTCCATCAACATATCGATTAATTACAGAACAGTCGTGCAGACTGGCCAAAGTTCAAGGATTACATTCCACACAAATTGAAAACGTAAACAATTTTTGTGCCTCGAGGAAGAACTAA
- the LOC101244501 gene encoding putative ubiquitin-conjugating enzyme E2 38, whose product MDVEIEEISAHDGSVKVKDNKEVMTEDNPDTVAGSTPGSTDSGIKNSSNLDITFHEDENDGDDGLDDCDDMSNYDDDDDDYMYYDDEEDECDYLSMQAQFDNVDLPAGVEATVSWLNEPAPSSKVSSQASSSSHLAGAQTLNSTLSEHASSSFAQVPASSSSLVSGGSNSCGKEEVTEDELMKKYRSFKHFDVVEDFSDHHYSNLGVKGQQPPKAWSKKVQDEWKILENDLPDTIYVRVYEARMDLLRAVIIGPQGTPYHDGLFVFDVLFPQNYPDVPPMVYYYSGGLRLNPNLYDCGKVCLSLLNTWTGKGNERWMPNSSTMLQVLVSIQALILNSKPFFNEPGYEASYAGPEGQRRSNSYNEDVFVLSLKTMTYTLRRPPKHFEDLVKGHFRCHAVDILSACKAYIEGAPVGSVVNGIVQDLSATAEKSSVTFRESVSRMKNGLISLFTKNGANDCDRFRA is encoded by the exons ATGGACGTTGAAATCGAAGAAATTTCTGCTCATGATGGTTCTGTGAAGGTTAAAGACAACAAG GAGGTTATGACTGAGGATAATCCAGATACTGTAGCTGGTTCCACACCTGGATCTACCGACTCTGGCATTAAGAACAGTTCCAATTTAGACATTACATTTCATGAGGATGAGAATGACGGAGATGATGGGTTGGATGATTGTGATGATATGTCAAActatgatgacgacgacgatgactatatgtattatgatgatgagGAAGATGAATGTGATTACTTGAGTATGCAAGCACAATTTGATAATGTTGATTTGCCCGCTGGTGTTGAGGCAACAGTTTCTTGGTTAAATGAACCTGCTCCTAGTTCAAAAGTGTCTTCCCAAGCTAGCTCTTCAAGTCATCTAGCAGGTGCTCAGACATTGAATTCTACACTTTCTGAGCATGCAAGTAGTAGCTTTGCTCAGGTCCCTGCTTCAAGCAGTTCTCTGGTGTCTGGAGGATCAAATTCCTGTGGGAAGGAAGAGGTAACTGAAGATGAACTCATGAAAAAGTATCGAAGTTTTAAGCATTTTGATGTGGTAGAGGACTTCTCGGATCATCATTACAGTAACTTGGGCGTCAAGGGACAACAG CCACCTAAGGCCTGGAGCAAGAAAGTTCAGGATGAGTGGAAAATATTGGAAAATGATTTACCTG ATACAATATATGTAAGGGTCTACGAAGCAAGGATGGATCTCCTTAGGGCTGTCATCATTGGGCCACAAGGCACTCCATACCATGATGGTCTCTTTGTCTTTGATGTCCTGTTCCCTCAAAATTACCCTGATGTTCCACCG ATGGTTTACTACTATTCTGGTGGTTTGAGACTGAATCCCAACTTGTATGATTGTGGAAAAGTCTGTCTCAGTCTTCTGAACACTTGGACTGGTAAAGGTAACGAGAGGTGGATGCCCAATTCATCGACCATGCTGCAAGTCTTGGTTTCCATACAAGCtctaattttgaattcaaagcCTTTCTTTAATGAGCCTGGATATGAAGCTTCATATGCTGGACCTGAGGGACAGAGGAGATCTAACTCTTACAATGAAGATGTTTTTGTTCTATCTTTGAAAACAATGACATATACGTTGAGGAGGCCACCAAAG CATTTTGAAGACCTTGTCAAAGGTCATTTCCGTTGCCATGCTGTAGACATTCTCTCTGCATGCAAGGCATATATAGAAGGAGCTCCAGTTGGTTCAGTGGTCAACGGAATAGTCCAGGATCTTAGTGCAACTGCAGAGAAGAGCTCAGTAACATTCAGAGAATCAGTATCCAGAATGAAGAATGGTCTTATATCCCTTTTCACTAAGAATGGTGCCAATGATTGTGACCGGTTTCGCGCCTAA
- the LOC101245074 gene encoding uncharacterized protein yields the protein MAQIEETESIISSIFFIKIMSKRRTWVFLFVSVYAILLSISWNFLKSVLSWYESTISANSSISYSGWPALYASVLLGVAFGVLSMVAALSVALPATLVTWITILVLLTFAGKPRRDLVLQGKKLTLDITRFVIKILIKEGNVVAALCAVLAYFFLVTSSNKQLQNGLVDDH from the coding sequence ATGGCACAAATCGAAGAAACTGAATCAATAATCTCGTCtatattcttcatcaaaatcATGAGCAAAAGAAGAACATGGGTTTTCCTATTCGTCTCGGTTTACGCAATTTTGCTATCGATCTCATGGAATTTTCTCAAATCAGTACTTTCATGGTACGAATCGACTATTTCAGCTAATTCCTCAATTTCTTATTCTGGGTGGCCTGCTTTGTATGCATCTGTGTTATTAGGTGTTGCTTTTGGGGTTCTTTCAATGGTAGCAGCTTTATCTGTAGCTTTACCAGCTACTTTAGTAACTTGGATTACAATTTTGGTTTTGTTAACTTTTGCTGGAAAACCCAGAAGGGATTTGGTGTTACAGGGCAAGAAATTAACTCTTGATATTACTCGATTTGTTATTAAGATTCTGATTAAAGAAGGGAATGTTGTTGCTGCTCTTTGTGCTGttcttgcttatttttttcttgttacatCAAGTAATAAACAACTACAAAATGGTCTCGTCGATGATCATTGA
- the LOC101244786 gene encoding uncharacterized protein, whose product MGSSGFFIICILHSLIATTCGVLIMFYLNEVSVLGHGIETARKLLGSTPHDQLLIKTSDSFVGLLLCVIGLLLFMVSFVKDREFQSFFAKGCIFLHVSMALWRVYFERKVEDLAYDWPRQLVGDFVLALSWVFFLVSSWRDKYD is encoded by the coding sequence ATGGGATCATCTGGGTTCTTCATAATCTGCATTCTTCATTCGCTAATAGCGACTACTTGTGGTGTTCTGATAATGTTTTATCTGAACGAAGTATCTGTTCTCGGACATGGAATCGAAACAGCGAGAAAGCTACTTGGATCAACACCGCATGATCAATTGTTGATAAAAACTTCCGATTCATTCGTTGGATTGCTGTTATGTGTAATTGGGTTATTGTTATTCATGGTGTCGTTTGTTAAGGACAGGGAGTTTCAGAGCTTTTTCGCTAAAGGTTGTATCTTTCTTCATGTATCAATGGCGTTATGGAGAGTGTATTTCGAAAGGAAAGTTGAGGATTTAGCTTATGATTGGCCTAGACAacttgttggtgattttgttctTGCACTTTCTTGGGTGTTTTTTCTTGTTAGTTCATGGAGGGACAAGTATGATTAG